From Citricoccus sp. SGAir0253, a single genomic window includes:
- a CDS encoding D-alanyl-D-alanine carboxypeptidase family protein, which produces MPLPRRPRRAVVPALGLAALLLAGCTTAPGGPGGPATPGAGSGTASPSAGAVTSPARGGSSPAPTGASTAGGTSAPGSPASSSSTASRSTAPATASSSPAPPRSSAPAPGAAAGHRDPASLSVLVNKQNPLRPLDWAPADLVTPDVPATRSGLTLRAPAARAAEELFAAAAADGVDLSLVSAYRSHAYQQDTYAGWVRQHGRAGADRVSARPGHSEHQTGLALDVGARDGSCTLETCFEDTRAGRWVAAHAVEHGFVIRYPAGSEAVTGYSYEPWHLRYLGTAEAARVAAVGGVLETAWGFPAAPGY; this is translated from the coding sequence ATGCCCCTCCCCCGCCGCCCGCGCCGGGCCGTGGTCCCGGCCCTCGGCCTCGCCGCCCTGCTGCTGGCCGGGTGCACGACGGCGCCCGGCGGCCCGGGCGGTCCGGCCACCCCGGGCGCGGGGTCGGGAACGGCGTCGCCGTCCGCGGGGGCCGTGACCTCTCCCGCCCGGGGTGGCTCGTCGCCCGCCCCGACCGGTGCGAGCACCGCCGGGGGCACCTCCGCGCCGGGCTCGCCGGCGTCGTCGTCCTCCACTGCCAGCCGGTCCACCGCACCGGCCACCGCCTCGAGCTCCCCGGCCCCGCCGCGCTCCTCGGCCCCCGCGCCGGGGGCCGCCGCGGGCCACCGCGACCCTGCCTCGCTGTCCGTGCTCGTGAACAAGCAGAACCCGCTGCGCCCGCTCGACTGGGCGCCGGCGGACCTCGTCACCCCGGACGTCCCGGCCACGCGGAGCGGACTCACCCTGCGCGCCCCGGCCGCGCGGGCCGCCGAGGAGCTGTTCGCCGCCGCCGCGGCCGACGGCGTGGACCTGTCCCTCGTCAGCGCCTACCGGTCCCACGCCTACCAGCAGGACACCTACGCCGGCTGGGTCCGCCAGCACGGCCGGGCCGGCGCCGACCGCGTCTCCGCCCGGCCCGGGCACTCGGAGCACCAGACCGGGCTCGCCCTGGACGTCGGCGCCCGGGACGGCTCCTGCACCCTCGAGACCTGCTTCGAGGACACCCGCGCCGGGCGCTGGGTGGCCGCGCACGCCGTCGAGCACGGCTTCGTCATCCGGTACCCCGCCGGGTCCGAGGCGGTCACCGGCTACTCGTACGAGCCCTGGCACCTGCGCTACCTGGGGACCGCCGAGGCAGCCCGCGTGGCCGCCGTCGGCGGCGTGCTCGAGACGGCGTGGGGCTTCCCAGCCGCGCCGGGGTACTGA
- the coaA gene encoding type I pantothenate kinase — MELDRQAWARLAREMEQPFDQADVDRLRGIGEHLSLREVAEVYLPLSRLLSIHVDAAAHLRRESNSFLGESTRRTPFVIGVAGSVAVGKSTTARVLQEMLRRWPNTPRVELVTTDGFLYPNAELRRRGLMDRKGFPESYDRRRLLRFVADVKSGAPEVRAPMYSHLTYDILPHEEVVVHRPDVLIMEGLNVLAPPRVRADGTTGLSVSDFFDYSIYVDARTPAVKQWYVERFMRLRSGAFADPQSYFHRYSTLSDEEAELTAQDIWDRINGPNLVQNVLPTRGRAKLVMSKDVGHTVKRVLMRKV; from the coding sequence ATCGAGCTGGACCGCCAGGCCTGGGCGCGGCTCGCCCGGGAGATGGAGCAGCCCTTCGACCAGGCGGACGTGGACCGGCTGCGCGGCATCGGCGAGCACCTGTCCCTGCGCGAGGTCGCGGAGGTCTACCTGCCGCTGTCCCGGCTGCTGAGCATCCACGTGGACGCCGCGGCCCACCTGCGCCGGGAGTCGAACTCCTTCCTCGGCGAGTCCACGCGGCGCACGCCCTTCGTGATCGGCGTGGCCGGCTCGGTGGCCGTGGGCAAGTCCACCACCGCGCGCGTGCTGCAGGAGATGCTGCGCCGCTGGCCCAACACCCCGCGCGTGGAGCTCGTCACCACGGACGGCTTCCTCTACCCCAATGCCGAGCTGAGGCGGCGCGGGCTGATGGACCGCAAGGGCTTCCCGGAGTCCTACGACCGGCGCCGGCTCCTGCGGTTCGTGGCCGACGTCAAGTCCGGTGCCCCGGAGGTCCGGGCCCCCATGTACTCGCACCTGACCTACGACATCCTCCCGCACGAGGAGGTCGTGGTGCACCGCCCGGACGTGCTGATCATGGAGGGGCTCAACGTGCTCGCCCCGCCGCGCGTGCGCGCCGACGGCACCACGGGCCTGAGCGTGTCCGACTTCTTCGACTACTCCATCTACGTGGACGCCCGCACCCCCGCGGTGAAGCAGTGGTACGTGGAGCGGTTCATGCGCCTGCGCTCGGGCGCCTTCGCCGACCCGCAGAGCTACTTCCACCGCTACTCCACCCTGTCCGACGAGGAGGCCGAGCTCACCGCCCAGGACATCTGGGACCGCATCAACGGCCCGAACCTCGTGCAGAACGTCCTGCCCACGCGCGGCCGCGCCAAGCTGGTGATGTCCAAGGACGTGGGGCACACCGTCAAGCGCGTCCTGATGCGGAAGGTCTGA
- a CDS encoding 2-hydroxyacid dehydrogenase, translating to MRVAVYSTKPYDRQFLTEANPAPGHRLSFLEPRLTPDTVPLAADADAVCAFVNDDLGGGVLERLAALGIRHVALRCAGFNQVDLRAAERLGISVSRVPAYSPHAVAEHCAALVLALDRRTHRAYNRVREGNFALTGLLGFDLHGKTVGIVGTGRIGTCFARIMTGFGCRVVASDPHPSEECRALGVEYLPLGPLLAQSDIVSLHLPLTPQTHHFLGAAELDGMRDGVMLINTSRGMLIDTVAVIEALKRGKIGYLGLDVYEEEADLFFEDLSDQVLRDDVFSRLLTFPNVLVTGHQGFFTREAMTSIAATTLGNLTAAERGEGLNLVTAAHVAR from the coding sequence ATGCGGGTGGCGGTCTACAGCACGAAGCCGTACGACAGGCAGTTCCTGACCGAGGCGAACCCCGCCCCGGGGCACCGGCTGTCCTTCCTGGAGCCGCGCCTGACGCCGGATACGGTCCCGCTGGCGGCGGATGCGGACGCGGTCTGCGCCTTCGTCAACGACGACCTCGGCGGCGGCGTGCTGGAGCGCCTGGCCGCCCTGGGGATCCGTCACGTGGCCCTGCGGTGCGCGGGCTTCAACCAGGTGGACCTCCGGGCGGCGGAGCGCCTCGGGATCTCCGTGTCGCGCGTCCCGGCCTACTCACCCCACGCGGTGGCCGAGCACTGCGCGGCCCTGGTGCTGGCGCTGGACCGCAGGACGCACCGGGCCTACAACCGGGTGCGCGAGGGGAACTTCGCGCTGACGGGCCTGCTGGGCTTCGACCTGCACGGCAAGACCGTGGGCATCGTCGGGACCGGCCGCATCGGGACGTGCTTCGCGCGCATCATGACGGGCTTCGGGTGCCGGGTGGTGGCGAGCGACCCCCATCCCAGCGAGGAGTGCCGGGCCCTGGGGGTGGAGTACCTGCCGCTCGGGCCCCTGCTGGCCCAGTCCGACATCGTGTCCCTGCACCTTCCCCTCACGCCCCAGACCCACCACTTCCTGGGTGCCGCGGAACTGGACGGCATGCGTGACGGCGTCATGCTCATCAACACGAGCCGGGGCATGCTGATCGACACGGTCGCCGTCATCGAGGCGCTCAAGCGGGGGAAGATCGGCTACCTGGGCCTGGACGTGTACGAGGAGGAGGCGGACCTGTTCTTCGAGGACCTCTCCGACCAGGTCCTGCGCGACGACGTGTTCTCGCGGCTGCTCACCTTTCCCAACGTGCTGGTCACCGGCCACCAGGGGTTCTTCACCCGCGAGGCCATGACCAGCATCGCGGCCACGACGCTGGGGAACCTGACGGCGGCGGAGCGGGGCGAGGGCCTGAACCTGGTCACCGCGGCCCACGTCGCGCGGTAG
- a CDS encoding cation transporter — MSGNGNRHAGRRFGRTELPPELQQAAHRAIRLEWITLGVLAVTVLVVGLVTGSSQAMKAAWIEDMLSFVPPTAFLVAMRVINRPPSRNRPYGNHRAIGIGHLVAGVALLTMGVFLVVDSAIGLVTGEHPPIGSYHLFGQTIWMGWFMIVVMLLSVPGPVILGRMKLKIADQLHDKVLYADADMNKADWQTGIATAVGVAGVGLGWWWADAAAAIFVGASIVYDGVRNVGTAVTDLADARARTIEGKGEHPLVYRAEDHASSSDWVRQAGARVRDEGHVFHVEMFVVPEPGATVTLERLQSLRDSLAELDWKLEDIVVVPVPELPAEVHGGRAGDRQAEGGMQWAER, encoded by the coding sequence ATGAGCGGCAACGGGAACCGGCACGCCGGGCGCCGCTTCGGACGCACGGAGCTGCCGCCGGAGCTGCAGCAGGCCGCGCACCGTGCGATTCGCCTGGAGTGGATCACCCTGGGCGTCCTAGCCGTGACGGTGCTCGTGGTGGGGCTCGTGACCGGCAGTTCCCAGGCCATGAAGGCCGCGTGGATCGAGGACATGCTGTCCTTCGTCCCGCCGACCGCCTTCCTCGTGGCCATGCGCGTCATCAACCGCCCGCCCTCGCGGAACCGGCCCTACGGCAACCACCGGGCCATCGGGATCGGCCACCTCGTGGCGGGCGTGGCGCTGCTGACCATGGGCGTCTTCCTCGTGGTGGACTCCGCGATCGGGCTGGTCACCGGCGAGCACCCGCCGATCGGCTCCTACCACCTGTTCGGGCAGACCATCTGGATGGGCTGGTTCATGATCGTGGTCATGCTCCTGTCCGTCCCGGGGCCGGTGATCCTGGGCCGGATGAAGCTCAAGATCGCCGACCAGCTGCACGACAAGGTCCTCTACGCGGACGCGGACATGAACAAGGCCGACTGGCAGACCGGCATCGCCACCGCGGTGGGCGTGGCCGGCGTGGGCCTGGGCTGGTGGTGGGCGGACGCCGCCGCCGCGATCTTCGTGGGCGCGAGCATCGTGTACGACGGCGTGCGCAACGTCGGCACGGCCGTCACGGACCTGGCCGACGCCCGCGCCCGCACGATCGAGGGCAAGGGCGAGCACCCGCTGGTCTACCGGGCCGAGGACCACGCGAGCTCGAGCGACTGGGTGCGGCAGGCCGGCGCCCGGGTCCGGGACGAGGGCCACGTGTTCCACGTGGAGATGTTCGTGGTCCCCGAGCCCGGGGCCACCGTGACCCTGGAGCGGCTGCAGTCCCTGCGCGACTCCCTCGCGGAGCTGGACTGGAAGCTCGAGGACATCGTGGTGGTGCCCGTGCCGGAGCTGCCCGCCGAGGTGCACGGCGGCCGGGCCGGGGACCGCCAGGCCGAGGGCGGGATGCAGTGGGCGGAGCGCTGA
- a CDS encoding transporter substrate-binding domain-containing protein encodes MRHGRDGGPRRDRAGLPLAGLALTAALALTGCTSSGYPADPDGTYDRATGGTLRVGAVHHPPYVDASGAEPEGSEAELVEGFARSIDADIEWTVTGEAAAMTALKEGDLDLVAGGLTTKTPWTTHAAITRSYAEDTGPDGKTARLVMAVPLGENQMLTELERYLDTEHPGARP; translated from the coding sequence ATGAGACACGGGAGAGACGGTGGACCACGGCGGGACCGGGCGGGGCTGCCGCTCGCGGGACTGGCACTCACCGCCGCCCTGGCACTGACCGGCTGCACGTCGTCGGGCTATCCGGCGGACCCGGACGGCACCTACGACCGGGCCACCGGGGGCACCCTGAGGGTGGGCGCGGTGCACCACCCGCCCTACGTGGACGCGAGCGGCGCGGAGCCGGAGGGCAGCGAGGCGGAGCTCGTGGAGGGCTTTGCCCGCAGCATCGACGCGGACATCGAGTGGACCGTCACGGGCGAGGCCGCGGCGATGACCGCCCTGAAGGAAGGCGACCTCGACCTGGTGGCCGGCGGGCTCACCACCAAGACGCCCTGGACCACGCACGCCGCCATCACGCGCTCCTACGCGGAGGACACCGGTCCGGACGGGAAGACCGCGAGGCTCGTCATGGCGGTGCCGCTGGGCGAGAACCAGATGCTCACCGAGCTCGAGCGGTACCTGGACACCGAGCACCCGGGGGCGCGGCCATGA
- a CDS encoding SGNH/GDSL hydrolase family protein — protein MSAHEGVRKLQWVGLVVLVAGILALLVTLVNQQREYRTAAQSAQAAQASAGSTAPDGNAPGGRESSAGASASPSASEAPSRSAAEDEDGTEDPVAAATAAARDVVGGDEDIVISVLGDSTGDVSTEWVGRWAALLGEEASVEMHSWNADEDRFYLQPRTYGSGERRITLYNGSPGDATPADGLRHLEAMRPESVDLTLVNYGHRGTLDELQEGLPGLLDALTAGEDAAPVALIAQNPATGDWEEQDARIREAVRAEAAERDLPVIDVEGAFEDAGDLGPLLVDAIHPSEEGSLLWAETVHGVLTD, from the coding sequence GTGAGCGCGCATGAGGGTGTCCGGAAGCTGCAGTGGGTGGGCCTGGTGGTCCTCGTGGCGGGCATCCTCGCCCTGCTCGTCACGCTGGTGAACCAGCAGCGGGAGTACCGCACGGCCGCCCAATCGGCCCAGGCCGCGCAGGCCAGCGCCGGGTCCACCGCCCCGGACGGGAACGCCCCGGGCGGCCGGGAGTCCTCCGCCGGTGCGTCCGCCTCGCCCTCGGCGTCCGAGGCCCCCTCCCGGTCCGCGGCCGAGGACGAGGACGGCACCGAGGACCCCGTCGCGGCGGCCACCGCGGCCGCCCGCGACGTGGTCGGCGGGGACGAGGACATCGTCATCAGCGTGCTCGGCGACTCCACGGGAGACGTCTCCACCGAATGGGTGGGCCGCTGGGCCGCGCTGCTCGGGGAGGAGGCGTCCGTGGAGATGCACTCCTGGAACGCGGACGAGGACCGGTTCTACCTCCAGCCGCGCACCTACGGCTCCGGCGAGCGCCGGATCACCCTCTACAACGGCTCGCCCGGGGACGCCACCCCGGCGGACGGGCTGCGGCACCTGGAGGCCATGCGGCCGGAGTCCGTGGACCTCACCCTCGTGAACTACGGCCACCGCGGCACCCTGGACGAGCTGCAGGAGGGCCTGCCCGGCCTGCTGGACGCGCTCACCGCCGGGGAGGACGCCGCCCCGGTCGCGCTCATCGCGCAGAACCCCGCCACGGGGGACTGGGAGGAGCAGGACGCGCGGATCCGCGAGGCGGTCCGGGCCGAGGCAGCCGAGCGGGACCTGCCGGTCATCGACGTCGAGGGGGCCTTCGAGGACGCCGGGGACCTCGGGCCCCTGCTGGTGGACGCCATCCACCCCTCCGAGGAGGGCAGCCTGCTCTGGGCGGAGACCGTTCATGGGGTCCTCACGGACTGA
- a CDS encoding NAD-dependent epimerase/dehydratase family protein, with translation MRIVVLGATGNVGTALLHRLQQARADGQVQSIVGVSREGPDRAGAPYEGVEWHRIDVTDPDAGPRLEIVMRGADAVIDLVWVIRPNRDREFLRRVNVEGNRTVFQAVAHAQVPHLVYASSIGAYGKGSKTVPVDESHPTTGTPTSHYGAQKAEVEHLLDELQAEHPDLLVTRLRPGLIFGARPAPEIKDYFLGDLLPARLLTWLLAPGRIPVLPFPRGIRFQAVADVDIAEAYWQVTRQRAAGAFNVAAEPVLDARTVGQLLGSRRYLELPVGLFARLASATYRLRLQPTDPGWVDMAAVVPIMDTSRIRREVGWNETVSSQRAVRELLDHFAGLEALGNADHRSHSPAE, from the coding sequence ATGCGGATCGTCGTCCTCGGCGCCACCGGCAACGTCGGCACCGCCCTGCTGCACCGGCTGCAGCAGGCGCGGGCCGACGGCCAGGTGCAGTCGATCGTGGGGGTCTCCCGCGAGGGCCCGGACCGCGCGGGCGCCCCCTACGAGGGCGTCGAGTGGCACCGGATCGACGTCACGGACCCGGACGCCGGCCCGCGGCTGGAGATCGTGATGCGCGGTGCGGACGCGGTGATCGACCTCGTGTGGGTCATCCGCCCCAACCGCGACCGCGAGTTCCTGCGGAGGGTCAACGTGGAGGGCAACCGCACCGTCTTCCAGGCGGTGGCCCATGCGCAGGTCCCCCACCTCGTCTACGCCTCCTCGATCGGCGCCTACGGCAAGGGCTCCAAGACCGTGCCGGTGGACGAGTCCCACCCCACCACGGGCACGCCGACCTCCCACTACGGGGCGCAGAAGGCCGAGGTGGAGCACCTGCTGGACGAGCTGCAGGCCGAGCACCCGGACCTGCTGGTCACGCGCCTGCGGCCGGGGCTGATCTTCGGGGCCCGGCCGGCGCCGGAGATCAAGGACTACTTCCTGGGCGACCTACTCCCCGCGCGGCTGCTGACGTGGCTGCTCGCCCCGGGGCGGATCCCGGTGCTGCCCTTCCCGCGCGGCATCCGCTTCCAGGCGGTGGCGGACGTGGACATCGCCGAGGCGTATTGGCAGGTGACCCGCCAGCGCGCCGCCGGGGCGTTCAACGTGGCCGCCGAGCCGGTGCTGGACGCCCGGACCGTCGGACAGCTGCTCGGCTCGCGCCGGTACCTGGAGCTGCCGGTGGGCCTCTTCGCCCGGCTCGCCTCGGCCACCTACCGGCTGCGGCTGCAGCCGACCGACCCGGGCTGGGTGGACATGGCCGCCGTCGTGCCCATCATGGACACCTCGAGGATCCGGCGCGAGGTCGGCTGGAACGAGACCGTGTCCTCGCAGCGCGCGGTGCGGGAGTTGCTGGACCACTTCGCCGGGCTCGAGGCCCTGGGCAACGCGGACCACCGCTCCCACTCCCCCGCCGAGTAG
- a CDS encoding zinc-dependent alcohol dehydrogenase, whose amino-acid sequence MRALTWQGKRHVAVEEVADPVIQAPTDAIIRITSSAICGSDLHLYEVLGPFMDKDDVLGHEPMGIVEEVGSEVTNISVGDRVVIPFNISCGHCWMCERGLQSQCETNQVREHGSGTALFGFSRLYGSVPGGQAEYLRVPNADYGPIKVPHTGEDEQWLYLSDILPTAWQGVRYAQVPDGGSLAVLGLGPVGQFAARIGRHLGYRVLAVDPVPERRALAERHGIEAIDQDEHVVDRLRLATDGRGPDAVLDAVGMEAHGSPAAGTAHQLVGMLPDAIGRLMMKKGGVDRLNALSTAIDAVRRGGTLSLSGVYGGMADPLPMLTLFDKQVTIRQGQCNVKHWIDDLMPLVDDPSDPLGTLDLATHRVPLDRAPEMYDIFQKKQDGCIKVVLKPGLHAAGQASQSGIARAGFSPQAGASAASSSSSASAPRATSPTDTSWDI is encoded by the coding sequence ATGAGAGCACTCACCTGGCAGGGAAAGCGGCACGTCGCGGTCGAGGAGGTGGCCGATCCGGTCATCCAGGCCCCCACGGACGCCATCATCCGCATCACCTCCTCGGCCATCTGTGGCTCGGACCTGCACCTCTACGAGGTCCTCGGTCCGTTCATGGACAAGGACGACGTCCTCGGCCACGAGCCCATGGGCATCGTGGAAGAGGTCGGCTCCGAGGTGACGAACATCTCGGTGGGCGACCGCGTGGTCATCCCCTTCAACATCTCCTGCGGCCACTGCTGGATGTGCGAGCGCGGGCTGCAGTCCCAGTGTGAGACCAACCAGGTGCGCGAGCACGGCTCCGGCACCGCCCTGTTCGGCTTCTCCCGGCTCTACGGCTCCGTGCCCGGCGGCCAGGCGGAGTACCTGCGCGTGCCCAACGCGGACTACGGGCCCATCAAGGTCCCGCACACGGGCGAGGACGAGCAGTGGCTCTACCTCTCGGACATCCTGCCCACCGCGTGGCAGGGCGTGCGGTACGCCCAGGTTCCCGACGGCGGCTCGCTCGCCGTCCTGGGGCTCGGCCCGGTGGGCCAGTTCGCGGCCCGCATCGGCCGGCACCTCGGGTACCGGGTGCTCGCCGTGGACCCCGTCCCGGAGCGCCGGGCCCTGGCCGAGCGCCACGGCATCGAGGCCATCGACCAGGACGAGCACGTCGTCGACCGCCTGCGGCTGGCCACGGACGGGCGCGGCCCGGACGCGGTGCTGGACGCCGTCGGGATGGAGGCCCACGGCTCCCCCGCCGCCGGGACCGCCCACCAGCTCGTGGGCATGCTGCCGGACGCGATCGGCCGGCTGATGATGAAGAAGGGCGGCGTGGACCGGCTCAACGCCCTGTCCACGGCGATCGACGCGGTGCGCCGCGGCGGCACGCTCTCCCTCTCCGGCGTCTACGGCGGCATGGCGGACCCGCTGCCGATGCTCACCCTGTTCGACAAGCAGGTCACCATCCGCCAGGGCCAGTGCAACGTCAAGCACTGGATCGACGACCTCATGCCCCTCGTGGACGATCCGTCCGACCCGCTGGGCACCCTGGACCTGGCCACCCACCGGGTGCCGCTGGACCGCGCCCCGGAGATGTACGACATCTTCCAGAAGAAGCAGGACGGCTGCATCAAGGTGGTGCTCAAGCCCGGGCTCCACGCCGCCGGCCAGGCCTCGCAGTCCGGCATCGCCCGCGCGGGCTTCTCCCCGCAGGCGGGTGCCTCCGCGGCCTCCTCGTCGTCCTCCGCGTCCGCCCCGCGGGCCACGTCGCCCACCGACACCTCCTGGGACATCTGA
- a CDS encoding acyltransferase family protein, protein MSSSRPGSEGLRLDIQGLRAVAVLLVVVYHAGVPLLPGGYIGVDVFFVVSGYLITRGLMRRAEASGTVDLVDFYARRVRRILPAALTAIAGTVGLTVAFLPHSRWDGIATDAAYSGLFAVNWHLSDAATDYLVQDEAASPLQHFWSLAVEEQFYLLWPVLVAGAFLGSRRSGGLHLGGMSLVLPPRAVVLGAAVLLTAASLGRSVYLSLADPAAAYFSTSARMHELGLGVLVALLSARLARTPHWLAAILGWTGLAAVLGAGAFFGSSTPFPGIAALVPTLGAAAIIVSGLSSSRATGVGSLLSLRPLRWVGDLSFSLYLWHWPLLVVAEFLLDGLTPASGLAVAGLSFLPAWLSYRYIERPAQRWRFAQGPARAVQVGLAATLAVTACTFTWAAASALRESREAALSASVKQEYEQGLEFDRTGSGSRLLLGAELLPADADAALDPAGGHVIPSPGTATADNPASYRDGCHQSATGTGPTACVYGSDRPKLTIAVVGDSHAAQWLPALVPLAERNSWQVHAYTKSSCPMTEGSVSYDGISHPSCEAWNDGVRRRLLALEPDLVLTSSFQYDSATDEPMHAGLAASWRALDAAGIPVRVLVDPPSPGFHMAECVERNSSVVARCDFPAREGGESGRAAQEAALRLVPEAHPIDLEPWICPEGTCRAVIGDVLVYRDTSHLTATYSTTLAPALGDALRATGIPVASAGA, encoded by the coding sequence ATGTCATCTTCCCGCCCAGGTTCCGAGGGCCTCAGGCTCGACATCCAGGGCCTGCGCGCGGTGGCCGTGCTCCTCGTGGTGGTCTACCACGCGGGCGTCCCCCTCCTGCCGGGCGGGTACATCGGCGTGGACGTCTTCTTCGTGGTCTCCGGCTACCTCATCACCCGGGGGCTCATGAGACGAGCCGAGGCATCGGGCACGGTGGACCTCGTCGACTTCTACGCCCGGCGGGTGCGGCGCATCCTCCCGGCGGCGCTCACTGCCATCGCGGGGACCGTGGGCCTGACCGTGGCCTTCCTGCCCCACTCCCGCTGGGACGGCATCGCCACCGACGCGGCGTACAGCGGCCTGTTCGCCGTCAACTGGCACCTGTCCGACGCAGCCACGGACTACCTGGTGCAGGACGAGGCCGCCAGTCCGCTCCAGCACTTCTGGTCCCTGGCCGTCGAGGAGCAGTTCTACCTCCTGTGGCCAGTCCTGGTCGCGGGGGCCTTCCTGGGGTCACGGAGGTCAGGGGGCCTTCACCTTGGGGGGATGTCGTTGGTGCTCCCGCCGCGAGCCGTCGTCCTCGGCGCAGCGGTCCTCCTGACGGCCGCGTCGCTGGGACGGTCCGTGTACCTCTCCTTGGCCGATCCCGCGGCCGCATACTTCTCCACCTCCGCCCGGATGCACGAACTCGGCCTCGGTGTCCTCGTGGCCCTGCTCTCGGCGCGTCTCGCCCGGACCCCGCACTGGTTGGCCGCCATCCTCGGCTGGACCGGACTCGCCGCCGTCCTGGGGGCAGGCGCCTTCTTCGGATCCTCCACCCCGTTCCCCGGCATCGCAGCCCTGGTCCCCACCCTGGGGGCGGCGGCCATCATCGTCTCCGGGCTGTCTTCGTCCCGGGCCACCGGCGTGGGATCGCTCCTCTCGCTCCGCCCCCTGCGCTGGGTCGGTGACCTCTCCTTCTCCCTGTACCTCTGGCACTGGCCGCTGCTGGTCGTCGCGGAGTTCCTCCTCGACGGACTCACGCCGGCCAGCGGGCTCGCGGTCGCCGGTCTCTCCTTCCTCCCGGCATGGCTGAGCTATCGATACATCGAGCGGCCGGCGCAGCGGTGGCGGTTCGCCCAGGGGCCGGCCCGTGCCGTGCAGGTGGGCCTGGCCGCCACCCTGGCGGTCACGGCGTGCACGTTCACCTGGGCCGCGGCCAGTGCCCTCCGGGAGTCCCGGGAGGCCGCCCTCTCTGCCAGCGTCAAGCAGGAGTACGAGCAGGGCCTCGAGTTCGACAGGACCGGCTCCGGGAGCCGGCTGTTGCTCGGAGCCGAGCTCCTCCCCGCCGACGCGGACGCAGCCCTCGACCCTGCGGGCGGGCACGTCATCCCCTCGCCCGGGACGGCGACGGCGGACAACCCCGCGAGCTATCGCGACGGATGCCACCAGAGCGCCACGGGGACCGGTCCGACGGCCTGCGTCTACGGCTCGGACCGGCCGAAGCTGACGATCGCCGTCGTCGGGGACTCGCACGCCGCCCAGTGGCTGCCGGCGCTCGTGCCCCTAGCCGAGAGGAACAGCTGGCAGGTCCATGCGTACACCAAGTCCTCCTGTCCCATGACCGAGGGGTCAGTCTCGTACGACGGCATCAGCCATCCCTCCTGCGAGGCCTGGAACGACGGTGTGCGCCGGAGGCTCCTCGCCCTGGAGCCCGATCTGGTGCTCACGTCGAGCTTCCAGTACGACTCCGCGACGGACGAGCCGATGCACGCGGGCCTGGCCGCCTCCTGGAGGGCCTTGGACGCCGCGGGGATCCCGGTCCGGGTCCTCGTCGATCCGCCGTCGCCCGGCTTCCACATGGCCGAGTGCGTCGAACGGAACTCGTCCGTGGTGGCGCGCTGTGACTTCCCCGCCCGCGAGGGCGGAGAGAGCGGCCGGGCCGCCCAGGAGGCGGCCCTGCGCCTCGTCCCAGAGGCCCACCCCATCGACCTCGAGCCGTGGATCTGCCCCGAGGGAACCTGCCGGGCCGTGATCGGGGACGTCCTGGTCTACCGCGATACGAGCCACCTGACGGCCACCTACTCCACCACGCTGGCGCCGGCCCTCGGAGACGCCCTCCGTGCCACCGGCATTCCGGTGGCCTCGGCCGGTGCCTGA